Proteins encoded within one genomic window of Geotalea daltonii FRC-32:
- a CDS encoding HEAT repeat domain-containing protein, translated as MAKPLEGKKPIDSCMADKSVEDLLLLVGDQDLGFRAEAMDQALSIGFPEIYPVLESAVRNDGNADLRNGAMEVLVRFGRQAVPALIALLRDADEEVRNFSAVMLGDIASREALYPLIEALRDPDINVSHAAAEALGKIGDDAALLPLIQLLEGDFWLQYPAVVAMGEMADSRAVPHLIPLLDHELLMDPVLKALGKIGDARALPHLLKVLCDDPEKHIAAAAGAIVAVVEKGGAVAKDYLVSSITRRGIENLLRHLSSGNGDGKGAAVALLGLVGEKAAIPTLLRLLEEHDYEEVVKKAITGMASAATTLEEGLLRNSQKVQAVVLCLLRNLNGKVSVDHLLSLFHQGSPEVQLEVLASLAGTTEPEVFKLAESMLENGSTANSMTDMAAKVISRFSPDRISPLCNHLFQSADLQQRMVAALVSGYAEADIFTDHLSGLFDDREVLVRLEAVKAAGKWKKKEFLSLLVSALSDEEELVRREALFSLTEYGEAMPVNHILEQLGRQDERLDYEIIMAMGRIGRTEAEMTLVDYLADGGISTRLEFAVIEALGKIGSRKGGGWQTLSRYLGHGDPDIRRLAVQALASIAAGEFVEEIAEATQDRHWSVRAAALQGLGRSGSDSAIPFIAAALKDPDIMVKKNAVSALAETGNCLAVPELAKCLADPELVKYASEALYELGSAHLSQLHALAGGNEPLLLRQGVLSVIGKFDDEQSMGVLADLVKNDPVEEIRTAASHALVLRGGRA; from the coding sequence GGGGATCAGGATCTGGGATTCAGGGCTGAGGCCATGGATCAGGCACTTTCCATTGGCTTTCCGGAAATTTATCCAGTGCTGGAAAGTGCGGTGAGAAACGACGGTAATGCCGACCTGAGGAACGGGGCAATGGAAGTCCTGGTCAGATTCGGCCGACAGGCGGTTCCTGCCCTGATTGCGCTTTTGCGGGATGCGGATGAGGAAGTGAGGAATTTCAGCGCGGTAATGCTCGGGGATATCGCCAGTCGCGAGGCCCTTTACCCATTGATCGAAGCTTTGCGGGACCCGGATATCAATGTCAGTCATGCTGCAGCCGAGGCACTGGGAAAAATCGGTGACGATGCCGCTTTGCTGCCCCTCATCCAATTGCTGGAAGGAGATTTCTGGCTGCAATATCCTGCCGTGGTCGCCATGGGGGAAATGGCGGACAGCCGCGCAGTACCCCACCTGATACCTCTCCTTGACCATGAATTGCTGATGGACCCGGTATTGAAGGCTCTGGGCAAGATTGGCGATGCCAGGGCGCTGCCCCATTTGCTGAAAGTTCTTTGTGACGATCCGGAGAAGCACATTGCTGCAGCTGCCGGGGCCATCGTTGCCGTTGTCGAGAAGGGGGGCGCTGTTGCAAAGGACTACCTGGTGTCCTCCATTACCAGGCGAGGCATAGAAAACCTGTTGCGGCACCTTTCCAGCGGAAACGGGGATGGCAAGGGGGCCGCTGTGGCATTGTTGGGGCTTGTGGGCGAGAAGGCTGCAATCCCGACACTGTTGAGACTCCTGGAAGAGCACGATTACGAGGAAGTCGTGAAAAAAGCCATAACAGGCATGGCCTCTGCCGCCACCACCCTTGAGGAAGGACTGCTCCGCAACAGTCAGAAGGTCCAGGCGGTAGTCCTGTGTCTGTTGCGCAATCTGAACGGCAAGGTTTCGGTGGATCACCTGCTGTCCCTCTTTCATCAGGGCTCTCCCGAGGTCCAGCTGGAGGTGCTTGCTTCTCTGGCCGGCACAACGGAGCCCGAGGTATTCAAGCTGGCGGAATCCATGCTGGAGAACGGCAGTACCGCCAACTCCATGACTGACATGGCAGCAAAGGTGATTTCGCGATTCTCTCCCGACAGGATCAGCCCTCTGTGCAATCATCTCTTCCAATCTGCCGATCTGCAGCAGAGAATGGTTGCCGCCCTCGTTTCAGGCTATGCCGAAGCTGATATCTTCACCGATCACCTGTCGGGGCTGTTTGACGACAGGGAAGTTCTTGTCCGCCTGGAAGCGGTGAAAGCGGCCGGAAAATGGAAGAAAAAGGAGTTCTTGTCCCTATTGGTTTCCGCACTTTCGGATGAAGAAGAACTGGTCAGGCGGGAAGCGCTGTTTTCCCTGACCGAGTATGGGGAGGCTATGCCTGTGAACCATATCCTGGAGCAACTTGGCAGGCAGGATGAGCGGCTCGATTATGAGATCATCATGGCCATGGGCAGAATCGGCAGGACAGAAGCTGAAATGACACTGGTAGACTACCTGGCAGATGGCGGCATTTCCACCCGCCTGGAATTTGCCGTCATTGAAGCCCTCGGCAAGATCGGCAGCAGAAAAGGAGGAGGATGGCAAACCCTGTCCCGATACCTTGGTCATGGCGATCCCGATATCAGGCGGCTGGCCGTCCAGGCCCTGGCAAGCATTGCGGCTGGCGAATTTGTCGAGGAAATTGCCGAAGCCACACAGGACCGGCACTGGAGTGTGCGGGCAGCGGCATTGCAGGGACTGGGAAGATCTGGCTCCGATTCTGCTATTCCTTTTATTGCCGCAGCCTTGAAAGATCCTGATATTATGGTGAAGAAAAATGCCGTGTCTGCTCTGGCAGAAACGGGAAACTGTCTTGCCGTGCCGGAACTGGCGAAATGCCTTGCCGACCCGGAACTTGTCAAATACGCTAGTGAAGCGCTTTATGAGCTGGGATCGGCTCATCTTTCCCAGCTCCATGCATTGGCTGGAGGCAATGAACCGTTGTTGTTGCGTCAGGGAGTACTTTCCGTAATCGGCAAATTTGATGATGAGCAGAGCATGGGAGTCCTGGCTGACCTGGTAAAAAATGACCCTGTTGAAGAGATACGGACAGCAGCCAGTCATGCTCTTGTCCTCAGAGGAGGCCGGGCCTGA